GGGGCCGTAGTAGACGATCTTGCAGTTGATCTCGCGGCTGGCGTAGTTGATGAACGTCATGGGCGCGCCTACTCGGAGAAGAGCGCGTCGATGTCCTCGTCGGTGATCTCCGCGAACGGGCTCTGCAACGGCTGGCCCTCGCTGGTGCGCTGACCCTTCTCGTGCATCTCCTCGAAGATCTTCTCGAGCTCGACGCTCGAGCGCTTGACCCGCAGCCGGACCAGGCCGAGCGAGGAACGGTCGTCGAAGACGACGAGCAGGATGCCCCGCTTGCCGACGATCGAGATGTGCATGTGGTCGCGCTGACCCTCGTGGTGGAGGGTCGAGAACTCGCGCTCGCCGATCAGCTTGGCCAGACCGTCCGTGGCCGCCACGTTGCCGGCGGTCAGCGACGCCAGGCTCGTGGTGTCGAACTGCTCGAACTCGCCGGCGGCAGCGATCTGCTGGCCGCTCTTGTCGAACAGGAAGACGGCCCGGGCGCTCGAGTCCTGGCGCAAACGGCGCAGGGACGCCTCGAGACGCTGGAACTCCTCCTGGTAGAGCACCAACTCAGTGGACGGCATATCGATACCTCTCCCGATCCGGGCGAGCGACTGGAGGCCAGCCTGGGGACCCCGAAGCCCGCATTGTAAGCCATGGCAGCGAGGGACCGAAAACCCGCGGGCCGGGCTGGGCCGGCCGGCGCTAAGATCCGGCGGATGTCTCCCTTCGCCGCGCTGCCCGTTCCGAGCCGGGAGCTTCGGATCGAGGGGCTCGCCCTGGGGCATGGCGGCGATCCGGTCGCGGCGACCGGCGTCACCGTGCTGCTCTGTCCGGAGGGCGCGGTGGCCGCCGCGGAGGTGCGGGGCACGGCGACCGGGACCCGCCAGTTCGACTCGCTGGTCAATCCGCTTCATCTTGCCACCCGCTCCCACGCCCTGGTCTTTGCCGGCGGGAGTGGGGCCGGGTTGGCGGCGGCCGACGCCGTCGTCGAGCACCTCGCCGCGCGCGGTGCCGGCTTCGACACCGGCGTGGCTCGGGTACCGCTCGTCCCCACGGCGATCCTCTTCGATCTCGCGGTCGGCCAGCCGGTCGCTCCGGGGCGCCCCCAGGTGGAGCAGGCGATCGCGCAGGC
This genomic window from Holophagales bacterium contains:
- a CDS encoding roadblock/LC7 domain-containing protein; its protein translation is MPSTELVLYQEEFQRLEASLRRLRQDSSARAVFLFDKSGQQIAAAGEFEQFDTTSLASLTAGNVAATDGLAKLIGEREFSTLHHEGQRDHMHISIVGKRGILLVVFDDRSSLGLVRLRVKRSSVELEKIFEEMHEKGQRTSEGQPLQSPFAEITDEDIDALFSE